The Candidatus Methylomirabilota bacterium genomic interval TCTCGATGCGGTGGCTGCCGATCATGGGTCCCTACTCCTGATCAATCCGGACGAGAAGAGGGTTCTCTTCGGAATCCAGGGGGCAAAAAACGGGTCTGCGATGCCTCTTGGAAATGTCTCCCTCAAACAGGGCTACCGCAGGCAGATCTTCACGGGTGGCCGGACCACACTCCTCAAAACGCTGACGGCCCCGCCACCTGGCTGGGAGATGCCACGCTTCAAGGGAGGCCGAGCGTCTCTTCTTGTCATCCCTCTGCAGATCTCCGGACGCATGATTGGTTTGCTCGAGTTGCTCCGCCCACCGTCAGCCCCTCCCTTCCACCTCCAGGACGCAGAGCTTCTCACGACCGTAGGGCACCAGCTCGGGATGGTCATGGAGAATGCCAGGCTCTATTCTGAGGCGTCAAAACAGGTAGGGCAATTTTCAACTCTCATGGAGCTGAGTGCCATCTTGAACTCCACCCTGCAGTTCTCGGAGGTCCTGAGGCGTACGGTCGAGGCCGCTACCCGTCTCATGGAGTGCGAAGTTGGGTCTCTCCTCCTCCTGAACGAAGACGGTGACGAAATGGTCTTTGAGGTGGCTTTAGGAGAGCGGGGGGGAGAGGTGAAGGAGGTCCGGCTCAAAGTCGGAGAGGGAATCGCCGGGTGGGTTGCCAAAACGGGAAAACCAGCCGTCGTAAACAGTGTGGACCGCGATGCCCGCTTTCTCCGCCGGGTCGACGTCCGTACGCATTTCACAACGCGGAACATGATCTGCGTACCCCTCAAGAGCCGGAATCGGATCATCGGGGTCCTTCAGGCAATTAATCGGTTAAGCGCTCGCCCTTTCACGGTCGAGGATCAGCGCCTATTTGAATCCCTGGCCCGCCAGGTTGGTATCGCCATCGAAAACTCTCGGCTCTATGAAGAAGTGAAGACGACCTTTTTCGGCACGGTGGCGACACTGGCCGAGGCAATCGAGAAGCGGGATCCGTATACGGGGGGCCACGTACGGCGTGTTGTCGAGGTCTCCCTGATCCTCGGAGAAGAATTAGGCTTAAGTGTCGAGGAGATGGAAACCATCCATCTCTCTGCCATCCTCCACGATG includes:
- a CDS encoding GAF domain-containing protein — encoded protein: MRKHQQVRRTGRESQGTIRRLLTLYQRQINHQQEQITALENHIGAQELRVRLLQGIRRVSTSTLELGSLFPVLLEMVLDAVAADHGSLLLINPDEKRVLFGIQGAKNGSAMPLGNVSLKQGYRRQIFTGGRTTLLKTLTAPPPGWEMPRFKGGRASLLVIPLQISGRMIGLLELLRPPSAPPFHLQDAELLTTVGHQLGMVMENARLYSEASKQVGQFSTLMELSAILNSTLQFSEVLRRTVEAATRLMECEVGSLLLLNEDGDEMVFEVALGERGGEVKEVRLKVGEGIAGWVAKTGKPAVVNSVDRDARFLRRVDVRTHFTTRNMICVPLKSRNRIIGVLQAINRLSARPFTVEDQRLFESLARQVGIAIENSRLYEEVKTTFFGTVATLAEAIEKRDPYTGGHVRRVVEVSLILGEELGLSVEEMETIHLSAILHDVGKIGIRDGVLQKHGPLSPEEMAHIREHPEIGAEILAHIKQLEAVIPAVRYHQERCDGLGYPEGLKGEEIPLASRVIAVADTFDAITTDRPYRPRLSDEAAANEIERGAGTQFDLDVVEAFLRAYRQGRISSAALWVLQKGAGEQRGIMSVQRVSEGIP